The Rhipicephalus sanguineus isolate Rsan-2018 chromosome 7, BIME_Rsan_1.4, whole genome shotgun sequence genome includes a window with the following:
- the LOC125759270 gene encoding putative nuclease HARBI1, translating into MAFPFFAAHFRAACAAAADAQRRRPEVDDAFEELTEEEFRQYFRLSKRTVRSLCNELDPIIGCQRASGVSTKRKVLCALGFFATGSFQRRVGREEHIGMAQSAVRNAIHEVTEAIITASARRKLVDFSLTPAAKDEAKAAFARRGDIPGVLACVDGTLVAIREPEGLNYADTPCVMSRKEYYALNVMLVCNPELRILVVDARFPGSCHDSWMGTHNPLRARLAAQLQPGEYLLGDSAYPLEPWLLIPVPDNTAGHTSEGQYNREHASMRNVVERCIGVLKSKFRCLQHFRTML; encoded by the exons ATGGCGTTTCCTTTCTTTGCCGCGCATTTTCGCGCCGCCTGTGCGGCTGCTGCAGACGCGCAGAGACGACGCCCCGAGGTAGATGATGCATTTGAAGAGTTGACAGAAGAAGAGTTCCGGCAGTATTTTCGCCTGTCCAAACGAACAGTGCGTAGCTTGTGCAACGAACTTGACCCTATCATTGGATGCCAGCGAGCCAGTGGCGTTTCCACAAAGAggaaggtgttgtgcgcgctgGGATTCTTCGCCACAGGAAGCTTCCAGAGAAGGGTTGGTCGCGAGGAGCACATCGGCATGGCCCAGTCAGCCGTCAGAAACGCCATTCACGAGGTGACGGAGGCCATCATTACCGCGTCTGCCCGGAGAAAGCTGGTTGACTTTTCCTTGACACCGGCTGCCAAGGATGAGGCAAAGGCGGCGTTTGCGCGACGCGGCGACATCCCAGGCGTGCTGGCGTGTGTCGACGGTACGTTGGTCGCCATTCGCGAGCCAGAGGGACTCAACTATGCCGACACGCCGTGCGTCATGTCGAGGAAAGAATACTACGCCCTAAACGTCATGCTC GTGTGCAACCCAGAACTTCGCATCCTTGTTGTGGATGCGCGGTTCCCTGGATCGTGCCACGACTCATGGATGGGGACACATAACCCGCTGCGTGCACGCCTAGCCGCACAGCTGCAGCCTGGCGAGTATCTGCTTG GAGACTCAGCATATCCCCTCGAACCATGGCTGCTGATTCCAGTGCCTGACAATACCGCTGGCCACACCTCCGAAGGCCAGTACAACCGGGAGCACGCatccatgcgcaatgttgtggagagaTGTATCGGGGTGTTGAAGAGCAAGTTCCGCTGCTTGCAGCACTTTCGGACAATGCTCTAA